The following are encoded together in the Oncorhynchus kisutch isolate 150728-3 linkage group LG8, Okis_V2, whole genome shotgun sequence genome:
- the btbd10b gene encoding BTB/POZ domain-containing protein 10, with the protein MSLHGASGGSDRSRDRRRSSDRSRDSSHERGEGQLTPCIRNVTSPTRQHNSDRERDGGSRPSSPRPQRISPSSSSSSGVVSSRNSSLSSTEGCFKSLGVGDMVFVYENSKEGLGTGLGTRSIRTSGSERVTLIVDNTRFVVDPSIFTAQPNTMLGRMFGSGREHNFTRPNEKGEYEVAEGISSTVFRAILDYYKSGIIRCPDGISIPELREACDYLCITFDYSTIKCRDLSALMHELSNDGARRQFEFYLEEMVVSLMVASAQSGERECHIVVLTDDDVVDWDEEYPPQMGEEYSQIIYSTKLYRFFKYIENRDVAKSVLKERGLKKIRLGIEGYPTYKEKVKKRPGGRPEVIYNYVQRPFIRMSWEKEEGKSRHVDFQCVKSKSITNLAAAAADIPQDQLVNMHPGPQVDELDNLPNQPPSGPQYSNNYNNDPGDPDAPSPAV; encoded by the exons ATGAGCCTGCATGGTGCTAGCGGGGGCAGTGACCGCTCACGCGACCGCCGCCGCTCCAGCGACCGCTCCCGGGACTCGTCGCACGAGAGGGGAGAGGGCCAGCTCACCCCCTGCATCAGAAATGTCACCTCGCCCACCCGCCAGCACAACAGCG acCGTGAGAGGGACGGTGGCTCCAGGCCCAGCAGCCCCCGTCCTCAGAGGATTTCCCCCAGCAGCTCCAGTAGTAGCGGGGTGGTCAGCAGCCGTAATAGCAGCCTGTCCAGCACTGAGGGCTGCTTTAAGAGCCTGGGAGTGGGAGATATGGTGTTTGTCTATGAGAATAGCAAGGAGGGACTGGGCACGGGCCTGGGTACCCGCAGCATCCGGACCTCAGGCTCCGAGAGGGTCACTCTTATAGTAGATAACACACGGTTCGTGGTGGACCCTTCAATCTTCACAgcacagcccaacaccatgctgGGCAG AATGTTTGGATCTGGAAGGGAACACAATTTCACACGGCCCAATGAAAAAGGAGAGTATGAAGTTGCCGAGGGCATCAGCTCTACGGTGTTCCGAGCCATCCTG GATTACTACAAATCTGGGATAATCCGTTGCCCTGATGGAATCTCCATCCCTGAGCTGAGAGAGGCATGTGACTATCTGTGCATCACCTTTGACTACAGCACCATCAAGTGCAGAGACCTCA GTGCCCTCATGCATGAGCTATCTAACGACGGTGCCCGACGTCAGTTTGAGTTCTACCTGGAGGAAATGGTTGTGTCTCTGATGGTGGCCAGCGCccagagcggagagagagaatgCCACATCGTGGTGCTCACTGATGACGACGTAGTGGACTGGGACGAAGAGTACCCACCACAGATGGGAGAAGAGTACTCACAGA TAATATACAGTACAAAACTATACCGGTTCTTCAAGTATATAGAAAATCGAGATGTTGCCAAATCAGTTTTAAAGGAGAGAGGCCTGAAGAAAATAAGATTAGGCATTGAAG GTTACCCCACATATAAAGAGAAGGTGAAGAAGCGTCCTGGTGGCCGTCCTGAGGTCATCTACAACTACGTCCAGAGGCCTTTCATCCGCATGTcctgggagaaggaggagggcaAGAGCCGCCATGTTGACTTCCAGTGTGTCAAAAGCAAGTCCATCACTAACCTGGCTGCAGCTGCTGCAGATATCCCCCAGGACCAGCTGGTCAACATGCACCCTGGCCCTCAGGTGGATGAGCTGGACAACCTCCCCAACCAGCCCCCTAGCGGACCCCAGTACAGCAACAACTACAACAACGACCCCGGTGACCCAGACGCCCCCTCGCCCGCAGTCTGA